Proteins found in one Osmerus mordax isolate fOsmMor3 chromosome 20, fOsmMor3.pri, whole genome shotgun sequence genomic segment:
- the mtfp1 gene encoding mitochondrial fission process protein 1 produces MEPVEIKTSKEVDIYRDTWVRFLGYANEVGEAFRALVPISAVWGSYAVATAYVTTDAVDKGRKAAEAHGDAPGRTTRVAVAVVDTFVWQALASVAVPGFTINRVCAASHFLLGRATRWPLPVRKWTTTAIGLSTIPFIITPIDRGVDYVLDSSLRKVYGHGEKHD; encoded by the exons ATGGAGCCAGTTGAAATAAAAACCAGCAAGGAGGTGGATATTTATCGTGACACATGGGTCCGCTTCCTAG gctaTGCTAACGAGGTGGGTGAGGCGTTCCGTGCGCTGGTGCCCATCAGCGCAGTGTGGGGGAGCTACGCCGTGGCAACGGCCTATGTTACCACGGATGCCGTCGACAAGGGCAGGAAGGCTGCTGAG gctcatGGCGATGCCCCAGGCCGGACAACGCGGGTGGCGGTGGCGGTGGTGGACACGTTTGTCTGGCAGGCCCTAGCCTCTGTGGCAGTGCCAGGGTTCACCATCAACCGCGTGTGTGCCGCCTCCCACTTCCTGCTGGGCCGCGCCACGCGCTGGCCCCTTCCCGTACGCAAGTGGACCACCACGGCCATCGGcctctccaccatccccttcatcATCACACCCATAGACAG gggtgTGGACTACGTGCTAGACTCCAGCCTCAGGAAGGTGTATGGACATGGAGAGAAGCACGACTGA